In Serinus canaria isolate serCan28SL12 chromosome 5, serCan2020, whole genome shotgun sequence, the following proteins share a genomic window:
- the LOC103822229 gene encoding olfactory receptor 5V1, whose translation MQRVNLSAVSEFVLVGLSDAPEIRLLLFVLFLLIYLATIAGNITLLIALSIDSHLHSPMYFFLGNLSLLDLLCPTITMPKMLGTLLLEHKEISFSGCLFQHFSLIAVVGTEIFLLAVMAYDRYVAVCHPLRYLSIMSTKLCAQLALGTWATGLLNSLLHTSLVFTLSFCGPNKIQQYYCDLPPVLALSCSSTHSRELVILVVAGVLGSSACMVTVVSYICILLEILARRSSGIWPKAFSTCGCHLAIVCLFYGTTIFTYVRPSFTYSLHWDRVVSMLYGMLTPLLNPIIYSLRNKEVKCALKRVINMKICNIKEDVNDLFFSSKNSTHL comes from the coding sequence ATGCAGAGGGTCAACCTCTCAGCAGTATCCGAGTTTGTTCTCGTGGGCCTCTCTGATGCTCCAGAAATCCGTTTGCTTCTCTTTGTGCTGTTTCTGCTCATTTATTTGGCCACCATTGCAGGCAACATCACTCTCCTCATTGCCCTCAGCATTGACTCCCATCTGCACAGCCCCATGTACTTCTTCCTCGGCAACTTATCCCTGCTGGATCTCTTATGTCCCACCATCACCATGCCCAAGATGCTGGGGACCTTGCTGTTGGAGCacaaagagatttctttttctggctgCCTGTTCCAGCACTTTTCCCTCATTGCTGTGGTGGGCACAGAGATTTTCCTCCTGGCTGTGATGGCCTACGACCGCTACGTGGCTGTGTGCCACCCCCTGAGGTACCTGAGCATCATGAGCACAAAGCTGTGTGCTCAGCTGGCCCTGGGAACCTGGGCAACAGGGCTTCTGAACTCCCTGCTGCACACCTCTCTGGTTTTCACACTCTCTTTCTGTGGTCCTAACAAAATCCAGCAGTATTACTGTGACCTTCCTCCCGTGCTGGCCCTCTCCTGCTCATCCACCCACAGCAGGGAGTTGGTGATCCTGGTGGTGGCcggggtgctggggagcagcgCCTGCATGGTCACTGTGGTCTCTTACATCTGTATCCTCCTGGAAATCCTGGCCAGGAGGTCCTCTGGGATCTGGCCCAAGGCTTTCTCCACCTGTGGTTGTCACCTGGCCATAGTTTGCCTTTTTTATGGGACCACCATTTTCACCTACGTCCGCCCTTCCTTCACCTATTCCCTGCACTGGGATAGGGTTGTGTCCATGCTCTATGGAATGCTCACCCCGCTCCTAAATCCCATCATCTacagcctcaggaacaaagaGGTAAAATGTGCCCTAAAAAGAGTGATCA